In Thermococcus zilligii AN1, a genomic segment contains:
- a CDS encoding 50S ribosomal protein L10, whose product MAHVAEWKRKEVEELTRIIKSYPVIALVDVAGVPAYPLSKMRDKFRGKAIIRVSRNTLIGIAIKRAAQELGKPELAKLADYIQGGAAILATDINPFKLYKLLEESKIPAPAKPGAVVTKDVVIPGGPTPIAPGPLVGEMQALGIPARIEKGKVTIQNDYPVLKAGGVITEQLARILNALGIEPLEVGLNLLAVYEDGIVYTPGVLAIDPSEYINMLQQAYVHAFNLSVNTAYPTKQTIEAIIQKAFLGAKNVAVEAGYVTKETVEDIFGRALRAALLIAQNLPGELLDEKTKELLNAQAQVAVAAPQPAEEKVEKAEEKEEKEEASEEEALAGLGALFG is encoded by the coding sequence ATGGCCCACGTAGCCGAGTGGAAGAGGAAGGAAGTTGAAGAGCTCACCAGGATCATCAAGAGCTACCCAGTGATAGCGCTCGTTGACGTGGCCGGCGTCCCAGCTTACCCGCTCAGCAAGATGCGTGACAAGTTCCGCGGAAAAGCGATCATCCGCGTGAGCAGGAACACCCTCATCGGGATCGCCATAAAGAGGGCCGCCCAGGAGCTCGGAAAGCCGGAGCTTGCAAAACTCGCCGACTACATACAGGGCGGTGCCGCAATACTCGCCACCGACATAAATCCATTCAAGCTTTACAAGCTCCTTGAGGAGAGCAAAATCCCCGCACCCGCCAAGCCGGGGGCCGTCGTTACAAAAGACGTTGTCATCCCTGGAGGGCCAACTCCAATCGCACCTGGTCCTCTCGTTGGTGAGATGCAGGCCCTCGGGATTCCGGCGAGAATCGAAAAGGGTAAGGTCACCATACAGAATGACTACCCCGTCCTTAAGGCGGGTGGAGTCATAACCGAACAGCTCGCAAGGATCCTCAACGCCCTCGGTATCGAGCCGCTTGAGGTTGGGCTCAACCTCCTCGCAGTGTATGAAGACGGCATAGTCTACACGCCGGGAGTCCTCGCAATAGACCCGAGCGAGTACATCAACATGCTCCAGCAGGCTTACGTGCATGCCTTCAACCTGTCCGTCAACACGGCTTACCCGACCAAGCAGACAATCGAGGCAATCATCCAGAAGGCATTCCTCGGAGCGAAGAACGTTGCAGTCGAGGCTGGGTACGTTACCAAGGAGACGGTGGAGGACATATTTGGCAGGGCCCTTCGTGCAGCCCTGCTCATAGCACAGAACCTGCCAGGGGAGTTGCTTGACGAGAAGACCAAAGAGCTTTTAAACGCTCAGGCACAAGTGGCCGTTGCAGCTCCTCAGCCAGCAGAGGAGAAAGTTGAGAAGGCTGAGGAGAAAGAGGAAAAGGAGGAAGCTTCCGAGGAGGAGGCGCTCGCTGGACTGGGCGCGCTCTTCGGCTGA
- the tpiA gene encoding triose-phosphate isomerase, translating to MGKLKEPIIAINFKAYMEATGKGALGIAKAAEKVWKETGITIVVAPQLADLRMIAESVEIPVFAQHIDPIKPGSHTGHVLPEAVKEAGAVGTLLNHSERRMILADLEASIRRAEEVGLMTMVCSNNPAVSAAVAALGPDYVAVEPPELIGTGIPVSKARPEVITSTVELVRRVNPEVKVLTGAGISTGEDVKRALELGSAGVLLASGVTKAKDPEKAIRDLVSLIV from the coding sequence ATGGGAAAGCTCAAGGAGCCGATTATAGCGATAAACTTCAAGGCCTACATGGAAGCCACCGGGAAGGGGGCCCTGGGAATAGCGAAGGCCGCCGAGAAGGTCTGGAAGGAGACGGGGATAACCATAGTCGTGGCGCCTCAGCTGGCAGACCTCAGGATGATAGCGGAGAGCGTCGAGATTCCGGTCTTTGCACAGCACATCGACCCGATAAAGCCGGGAAGCCACACCGGGCATGTTCTGCCTGAGGCCGTTAAAGAAGCCGGCGCCGTTGGCACGCTCCTCAACCATTCCGAGAGGAGAATGATTTTAGCTGACCTCGAGGCCAGCATCAGAAGAGCTGAGGAAGTCGGCCTCATGACGATGGTCTGCTCCAACAACCCGGCCGTTTCAGCCGCTGTAGCGGCCCTCGGCCCGGATTACGTGGCGGTTGAGCCTCCCGAACTTATAGGAACCGGAATTCCCGTCAGCAAGGCCAGGCCGGAAGTGATAACCAGCACCGTTGAACTCGTCAGGAGGGTGAACCCGGAGGTTAAAGTCCTCACTGGGGCCGGCATCTCGACTGGCGAGGACGTCAAGAGGGCCCTGGAGCTTGGAAGCGCCGGTGTTCTCCTCGCGAGCGGCGTTACGAAGGCCAAAGACCCAGAGAAGGCCATAAGAGACCTCGTCTCCCTTATAGTCTGA
- the rpl12p gene encoding 50S ribosomal protein P1: MEYVYAALLLHAAGKEINEGNLRKVLEAAGVTPDEARIKALVAALEGVNIDEVIQKAAMPVAAPVAVAAAAPAAASGGAAEAAKKEEEKKEEVNEEEALAGLGALFG, from the coding sequence ATGGAGTATGTGTATGCCGCTCTGCTGCTCCACGCCGCTGGTAAGGAGATAAACGAGGGGAACCTCAGGAAAGTCCTTGAGGCCGCCGGTGTTACCCCGGACGAGGCAAGGATAAAGGCCCTCGTGGCAGCTCTCGAGGGAGTTAACATCGACGAGGTCATCCAGAAGGCCGCCATGCCGGTCGCTGCCCCGGTTGCCGTTGCCGCTGCCGCTCCGGCCGCTGCCTCGGGCGGCGCCGCTGAGGCCGCCAAGAAAGAGGAAGAAAAGAAAGAGGAGGTCAACGAAGAGGAGGCCCTCGCCGGTCTCGGCGCCCTCTTCGGCTGA
- a CDS encoding 50S ribosomal protein L11 produces the protein MPQVVEVLVEGGKASPGPPLGPAIGPLGLNVKQVVDEINKATKEFEGMQVPVKIIVEDPQKKTFRIEVGVPPVSQLIKKELGIPKGSGEPVRSPVGNLTMEQVIKIAKAKRGQMLAASLKAAAKEVIGTALSMGVTVEGKDPREVQKEIDEGVYDELFAKAGEAG, from the coding sequence ATGCCACAGGTCGTTGAAGTGCTTGTTGAGGGTGGGAAAGCATCCCCCGGACCCCCGCTCGGTCCCGCTATCGGTCCGCTCGGACTCAACGTTAAGCAGGTCGTTGATGAGATCAACAAGGCGACCAAGGAATTCGAGGGGATGCAGGTTCCCGTAAAGATCATCGTTGAAGATCCGCAGAAGAAGACCTTCAGAATTGAAGTCGGTGTCCCGCCGGTCAGCCAGCTCATAAAGAAGGAACTGGGAATTCCAAAGGGTTCAGGCGAGCCCGTTCGCAGTCCAGTCGGAAACCTCACAATGGAGCAGGTCATCAAGATAGCCAAGGCCAAGCGGGGACAGATGCTCGCGGCAAGCCTCAAAGCCGCGGCCAAGGAAGTCATAGGCACTGCCCTGAGCATGGGCGTTACCGTTGAGGGCAAGGACCCAAGGGAAGTTCAGAAGGAAATCGATGAAGGGGTTTACGATGAGCTCTTTGCCAAGGCTGGGGAGGCCGGGTGA
- the ftsZ gene encoding cell division protein FtsZ codes for MLKLIENAMDKVASGPAGSKVPEASFSGQSDIDEELRKLLEQIQAKIYVIGVGGAGCNTINRMMEVGIQGAKIIAANTDAQDLLKIRAHKKILLGRELTRGLGAGNNPKVGEEAAKESERDIREALEGADMVFVTCGLGGGTGTGAAPVIAEIAKKMGALTVSVVTLPFTVEGIRRIKNAEYGLERLRKASDTVIVIPNDKLMEVAPNLPIHMAFRVADEILVQAVKGITELITKPGLVNLDFNDVRAVMKDGGVAMIGIGESDSEKRALEAAQQALNSPLLDVDISGAKGALISISGSDVRLEEAQQIIELVTSKLDPEAQVIWGIQLDEELGKMIRILLVVTGVNSPYAVSKEEPSTSIREGEERRAIKLSVDEF; via the coding sequence ATGTTGAAACTGATTGAAAATGCCATGGATAAAGTCGCCTCGGGTCCGGCGGGATCCAAAGTTCCAGAGGCTTCGTTTTCAGGGCAGAGTGATATAGACGAAGAACTCAGAAAGCTTCTTGAGCAGATTCAGGCAAAGATATACGTCATCGGCGTCGGCGGCGCCGGCTGTAACACCATAAACAGAATGATGGAGGTTGGCATTCAGGGGGCAAAGATAATAGCCGCTAACACCGACGCCCAGGACCTTCTCAAGATACGGGCCCACAAGAAAATTCTTCTTGGAAGGGAACTCACCAGGGGCCTCGGCGCGGGAAACAACCCAAAGGTGGGTGAAGAGGCCGCCAAGGAAAGCGAGAGGGACATCAGAGAGGCCCTTGAAGGGGCTGACATGGTGTTTGTCACCTGCGGTCTCGGCGGTGGGACCGGTACCGGTGCCGCCCCTGTTATAGCTGAGATAGCCAAGAAGATGGGCGCCCTCACGGTTTCGGTTGTAACGCTACCGTTCACAGTCGAGGGAATAAGGAGGATAAAGAACGCGGAGTATGGCCTTGAGAGGCTCAGGAAGGCCAGCGACACCGTCATAGTCATCCCGAACGACAAGCTCATGGAGGTTGCCCCAAACCTGCCGATACATATGGCCTTTAGAGTGGCGGACGAAATACTCGTTCAGGCCGTCAAGGGCATCACCGAGCTCATCACCAAGCCAGGTCTCGTTAACCTCGACTTCAACGACGTTAGGGCCGTCATGAAGGACGGCGGCGTTGCCATGATCGGTATCGGCGAGAGCGACAGCGAAAAGCGCGCTCTTGAAGCCGCCCAGCAGGCCCTGAACAGCCCGCTCCTTGACGTTGACATCAGCGGTGCCAAGGGTGCCCTAATAAGCATCAGCGGGAGCGACGTCAGGCTTGAGGAGGCGCAGCAGATAATAGAGCTCGTTACCAGCAAGCTCGACCCCGAGGCCCAGGTCATCTGGGGAATCCAGCTGGATGAAGAGCTGGGTAAGATGATAAGGATTTTACTCGTTGTAACCGGGGTCAACTCACCGTACGCAGTTTCAAAAGAAGAGCCATCCACATCCATCCGTGAGGGCGAAGAGAGAAGGGCCATAAAGCTGAGCGTCGATGAGTTCTGA
- a CDS encoding transcription elongation factor Spt5 yields the protein MSDGKIYTVRITVGQEETTAKLIYSKVKTHNLPIYAILVPSKVKGYIFIEAPNKSAVDEAIKGIRHAKGTLPGEVKFSEIEHFLEEKPAVSGFEPGDIVELISGPFKGEKAKVVRVDETKDEIVVELIGAIVPIPVTVRGEYVRLISKHQKD from the coding sequence ATGAGTGATGGAAAGATCTACACAGTGCGTATCACCGTGGGCCAGGAGGAAACCACTGCAAAGCTCATATACAGCAAGGTAAAAACGCACAACCTGCCCATCTACGCCATCCTGGTTCCATCAAAGGTTAAGGGGTACATATTCATCGAGGCGCCAAACAAGAGCGCCGTTGACGAGGCCATAAAGGGGATAAGACACGCAAAAGGGACCCTTCCCGGAGAGGTCAAGTTCAGCGAGATAGAGCACTTCCTTGAAGAGAAGCCAGCCGTCAGTGGCTTTGAGCCAGGGGACATAGTTGAGCTCATCTCCGGCCCGTTCAAGGGGGAGAAAGCCAAGGTTGTCAGGGTTGACGAAACCAAAGACGAGATTGTAGTTGAGCTCATAGGTGCCATAGTCCCCATACCGGTCACGGTGAGGGGCGAATACGTTAGACTTATAAGCAAACACCAAAAGGATTGA
- the dcd gene encoding dCTP deaminase: MILPDWKIRKEVLIEPFSEDSLQPAGYDLRVGKEAYINGRLIDVEREGRIVIPPKTHALVLTLERVKLPEDIMGDMKIRSSLAREGILGSFAWVDPGWDGNLTLMLFNASDEPVELRYGERFVQIAFIRLEEPPRSPYRGNYQGSRGITLSKRRQK; the protein is encoded by the coding sequence ATGATACTCCCGGACTGGAAAATCAGGAAGGAAGTCCTAATTGAGCCCTTCTCGGAGGATTCGCTACAGCCCGCGGGTTATGACCTGAGGGTAGGAAAGGAGGCCTATATAAACGGCAGGCTCATCGACGTCGAGCGGGAGGGCAGAATCGTAATACCTCCAAAAACCCATGCCCTCGTTCTAACCCTGGAGAGAGTGAAGCTCCCGGAGGATATCATGGGGGACATGAAGATCAGGAGCAGTCTGGCGAGGGAGGGAATCCTGGGCTCTTTTGCCTGGGTCGACCCGGGATGGGATGGGAACCTGACCCTCATGCTGTTCAACGCCTCTGACGAACCGGTTGAGCTCCGATACGGGGAGAGATTCGTTCAGATAGCCTTTATCAGACTTGAAGAGCCCCCAAGAAGTCCATACCGGGGGAACTACCAGGGCAGCAGGGGGATAACGCTTTCCAAAAGAAGACAAAAGTAA
- a CDS encoding 50S ribosomal protein L1: MAFDRQKLVEAVKEAKARAKPRNFTQTVEMAVNLKDIDLKKPENRFKLEVVLPHGRGKEQKIAVIADGAVAEAAKKLGLDVFSGEQLEELANSPRKARKIAKEYDFFIATAPLMPKIGKLLGKYLGPRNKMPQVVPPTMTNLEPIVEKLKKTVRIQLKDNPVVHAPIGTEDMEDEKLAENAEAVLNAIINRLERGESQIKSVYVKTTMGPAVKVER, from the coding sequence GTGGCCTTCGACAGGCAGAAACTCGTGGAAGCGGTGAAGGAGGCGAAGGCCCGGGCTAAGCCGCGCAACTTCACACAGACCGTCGAGATGGCAGTCAACCTCAAGGATATAGACCTGAAGAAGCCTGAGAACAGGTTCAAGCTTGAGGTTGTGCTGCCCCACGGTCGTGGGAAGGAGCAAAAAATCGCGGTCATCGCTGATGGTGCCGTTGCCGAGGCGGCTAAAAAGCTCGGGCTTGATGTGTTTAGTGGGGAGCAACTTGAGGAGCTCGCCAATAGTCCAAGGAAGGCCAGAAAGATTGCGAAGGAGTACGACTTCTTCATAGCGACGGCTCCCTTGATGCCGAAGATCGGTAAACTCCTCGGTAAGTACCTCGGTCCAAGGAACAAGATGCCACAGGTCGTTCCACCAACGATGACAAACCTCGAGCCCATAGTAGAGAAGCTCAAGAAGACCGTCAGGATACAGCTCAAAGACAACCCGGTTGTGCATGCCCCGATAGGAACCGAGGACATGGAAGACGAGAAGCTGGCTGAAAACGCCGAAGCAGTCCTCAACGCAATCATCAACAGGCTGGAGCGCGGGGAGAGCCAGATAAAGTCAGTGTACGTCAAAACGACAATGGGCCCGGCCGTGAAAGTGGAGAGGTGA
- the alaS gene encoding alanine--tRNA ligase, with protein MDMTTRMFREEGWIRKTCKVCGKPFWTLDPDRETCGDPPCDEYRFIGKPGIPKRYTLDEMREKFLGFFEKRGHGRIKRYPVLPRWRDDVLLVGASIMDFQPWVISGEAEPPANPLTISQPSIRFTDIDNVGITGRHFTVFEMMAHHAFNYPGKPVYWMDETVELAFEFFTKELGMKAEDITFKENPWAGGGNAGPAFEVLYRGLEVATLVFMQYKKAPENADPGQVVEIKGDFYVPMETKVVDTGYGLERLVWMSQGTPTAYDAVLGYVIEPLKKLAGIERIDERILMENSRLAGMFDIEDRGDLRYLREQVAKRVGISAEELEKAVRPYELIYAIADHTKALTFMIADGVIPSNIKAGYLARLLIRKSIRHLRELGLEVPLAEIVAMHIKELSPTFPEFREMEDVILDVINVEEKRYQETLERGSDLVKREIARLKNAGKGEIPLERLILFYESHGLTPEIVKEVAEKEGVRVEIPDNFYTLVAKQAEKAGKAEAVEYVVDFELVKDLPDTRTLYYEDPFMREFDAEVLRVIDDWVVLNATSFYPEGGGQPYDTGVLAVDGEEVKVTSVQKVGKVILHRVERPELFREGARVHGRINWERRIQHMRHHTGTHVLMGALVRVLGKHVWQAGSQLSTDWARLDISHYKRISEEELREIERLANRVVMENRKVTWEWLPRTEAEQKYGFRLYQGGVVPGRAIRVLKIEDWDVQACGGTHLPNTGLIGPIKILRTERIQDGVERIIFAAGEAAINWMQETEGIIKKTAEIFRVPPEKVPETAERFFNEWKEARKEVEKLRKELAKLLVYELESGVEKVGEVEFIGRVVEGTIDDLREAANKLRKDKRVVILITGEGHFVVAVGDSLDITAEELAKVITGVAGGGGGGRKELAQGRIKNPLKAGEAIEEVKKRLG; from the coding sequence ATGGACATGACAACAAGGATGTTCAGGGAAGAGGGATGGATAAGAAAAACCTGTAAGGTCTGTGGGAAGCCCTTCTGGACGCTGGACCCAGACAGAGAGACCTGCGGCGACCCGCCGTGCGACGAATACCGGTTCATAGGAAAGCCGGGAATTCCAAAGAGGTACACCCTCGACGAGATGCGCGAGAAGTTCCTGGGCTTCTTCGAAAAGCGCGGGCACGGGAGGATTAAGCGCTACCCAGTCCTCCCGCGCTGGAGGGACGACGTCCTCCTCGTTGGGGCAAGCATAATGGACTTCCAGCCCTGGGTAATAAGCGGTGAGGCAGAGCCCCCGGCCAACCCGCTCACGATAAGCCAGCCTTCAATAAGGTTCACCGACATAGACAACGTCGGGATAACCGGCAGGCACTTCACGGTATTCGAGATGATGGCCCACCATGCCTTCAACTACCCAGGTAAGCCGGTCTACTGGATGGACGAGACGGTTGAGCTGGCCTTCGAGTTCTTCACCAAAGAGCTCGGCATGAAGGCTGAGGACATAACCTTCAAGGAGAACCCCTGGGCGGGCGGCGGGAACGCGGGGCCGGCCTTTGAAGTTCTCTACCGCGGTCTGGAGGTGGCCACCTTAGTTTTCATGCAGTACAAGAAGGCCCCCGAGAACGCTGACCCGGGCCAGGTTGTCGAGATAAAGGGCGACTTCTACGTGCCGATGGAGACGAAGGTCGTTGACACCGGCTACGGCCTTGAGAGGCTCGTCTGGATGAGCCAGGGGACGCCAACGGCTTACGACGCCGTCTTGGGCTACGTCATAGAGCCCCTCAAGAAGCTCGCCGGGATAGAGAGGATAGACGAGCGCATCCTCATGGAGAACTCCCGCCTCGCCGGAATGTTCGACATAGAGGACAGGGGTGACCTTCGCTATCTGAGGGAGCAGGTGGCAAAGCGCGTCGGTATAAGCGCTGAAGAGCTCGAGAAGGCCGTGAGGCCCTACGAACTAATATACGCCATAGCAGACCACACCAAGGCCTTAACATTCATGATAGCCGACGGGGTAATCCCCTCCAACATCAAGGCAGGCTATCTCGCGCGCCTGCTTATCAGGAAGAGCATAAGGCACCTCCGCGAGCTCGGCCTTGAGGTACCGCTCGCTGAAATCGTCGCCATGCACATAAAGGAGCTCTCGCCAACCTTCCCTGAGTTCAGGGAGATGGAGGATGTTATCCTTGACGTAATCAACGTTGAAGAAAAGCGCTACCAGGAGACCCTGGAGAGGGGAAGCGACCTCGTGAAGCGCGAGATAGCCAGGCTCAAGAATGCAGGAAAGGGTGAGATACCGCTCGAGAGGCTCATACTCTTCTACGAGAGCCACGGCCTAACGCCCGAGATAGTCAAGGAGGTAGCGGAAAAGGAGGGCGTCAGGGTCGAGATACCTGACAACTTCTACACGCTGGTTGCAAAGCAGGCGGAGAAGGCCGGGAAGGCGGAGGCAGTGGAATACGTCGTGGACTTCGAGCTGGTCAAGGACTTACCTGACACGAGGACGCTCTATTACGAAGACCCCTTCATGAGGGAGTTCGACGCCGAAGTCCTCAGGGTAATCGACGACTGGGTGGTCCTCAACGCTACCTCCTTCTATCCGGAAGGCGGCGGCCAGCCCTACGACACTGGTGTTTTAGCTGTTGACGGTGAGGAAGTTAAGGTAACCAGCGTCCAGAAGGTCGGAAAGGTGATCCTCCACAGGGTCGAGAGGCCGGAGCTCTTCAGGGAAGGGGCCAGAGTCCACGGAAGGATCAACTGGGAGAGAAGGATACAGCACATGCGCCACCACACCGGAACGCACGTCCTCATGGGCGCGCTTGTCCGCGTTTTAGGAAAGCACGTCTGGCAGGCCGGTTCACAGCTCAGCACGGACTGGGCCCGCCTGGACATATCCCACTACAAGCGCATAAGCGAGGAGGAGCTTAGGGAAATCGAGCGCCTCGCCAACAGGGTCGTGATGGAGAACAGGAAGGTCACCTGGGAGTGGTTGCCGAGGACGGAGGCGGAGCAAAAGTACGGCTTCAGGCTCTACCAGGGCGGAGTCGTCCCCGGAAGGGCTATCCGCGTGCTGAAAATAGAGGACTGGGACGTGCAAGCGTGCGGTGGGACGCATTTGCCTAACACTGGTCTAATAGGCCCGATAAAAATCCTGAGGACGGAGCGCATACAGGACGGCGTGGAGAGGATAATCTTCGCGGCCGGAGAAGCGGCTATAAACTGGATGCAGGAGACCGAGGGAATAATCAAGAAGACAGCGGAGATATTCCGCGTGCCGCCCGAGAAGGTGCCGGAGACTGCAGAAAGGTTCTTCAACGAGTGGAAGGAAGCGAGGAAAGAGGTCGAGAAGCTGAGGAAAGAGCTGGCGAAGCTCCTCGTCTACGAGCTTGAGAGCGGAGTAGAGAAGGTCGGAGAAGTCGAGTTCATCGGCAGGGTAGTCGAAGGAACGATAGACGACCTCCGCGAAGCTGCTAACAAGCTCAGGAAGGACAAGCGCGTGGTAATCCTCATCACCGGGGAGGGGCACTTCGTCGTTGCCGTGGGGGATTCCTTAGACATCACAGCCGAGGAGCTGGCGAAGGTGATAACGGGCGTAGCAGGCGGTGGCGGTGGCGGAAGGAAAGAGCTTGCGCAAGGAAGGATAAAGAACCCCCTCAAGGCTGGGGAAGCCATTGAAGAAGTCAAGAAGAGGCTCGGTTGA
- a CDS encoding protein translocase SEC61 complex subunit gamma has protein sequence MAEGYIERIKNFLAESKRVLLVTRKPSWKEYKMAAKITGVGMILIGIIGLIITIIGYLILGGEGL, from the coding sequence ATGGCCGAAGGGTACATTGAGAGGATTAAGAACTTCCTGGCCGAGTCAAAGAGGGTCCTCCTGGTCACAAGAAAGCCAAGCTGGAAGGAGTACAAGATGGCGGCAAAGATAACCGGAGTCGGGATGATCCTTATAGGAATCATCGGGCTGATAATAACCATAATCGGCTACCTAATCCTTGGCGGAGAAGGCCTCTGA
- a CDS encoding D-aminoacyl-tRNA deacylase has product MRVIMTTKVDLASMNIKDKLIQHFGFKETDGVFDGNPIFRRGEDVILTTNGEMIYYDNLDMSIEEQLGERPELIVFASRHSSQTKMPALTTHATGNWGKAVYGGKDESLAIAHPVAMKLALLKLNELNDLGWTVCYEATHHGPSELQVPGLFIEIGSSEEEWVNDRAGEILAETITYVINNVERAEKKFKLAFGMGGGHYAPKQTKRALESDLAFGHILPKYAQPVSREVLMKGIERNHGKIEAIYVDWKGSLGDTRGIAKELATELGLEFIRD; this is encoded by the coding sequence ATGAGGGTTATAATGACCACGAAAGTCGACCTTGCCTCAATGAACATAAAAGACAAGCTCATCCAGCACTTCGGCTTTAAGGAGACGGACGGCGTTTTCGACGGCAACCCCATCTTCAGAAGGGGGGAAGACGTTATCCTGACCACCAACGGCGAGATGATCTACTACGATAACCTCGATATGTCCATAGAGGAGCAACTCGGTGAAAGGCCGGAGCTTATAGTCTTTGCCTCGAGACATTCAAGCCAGACCAAGATGCCGGCTTTGACAACCCACGCTACCGGAAACTGGGGAAAGGCCGTGTATGGGGGGAAAGACGAAAGCCTCGCCATTGCCCACCCAGTTGCCATGAAGCTCGCCCTTCTCAAGCTCAACGAGCTGAATGACCTTGGCTGGACGGTGTGCTACGAGGCGACCCACCACGGGCCAAGCGAGCTCCAGGTTCCGGGCCTGTTCATAGAGATAGGCTCAAGCGAGGAGGAATGGGTAAACGACAGGGCAGGTGAGATACTGGCAGAGACGATAACCTATGTCATCAACAACGTGGAAAGAGCAGAAAAGAAGTTCAAACTTGCCTTTGGAATGGGAGGGGGTCATTACGCACCCAAACAAACTAAGAGGGCTCTTGAAAGTGATCTGGCTTTCGGCCACATACTGCCAAAGTACGCTCAGCCCGTGAGCAGAGAAGTTTTAATGAAGGGAATCGAACGAAACCACGGAAAGATTGAGGCAATCTACGTGGACTGGAAGGGAAGTCTCGGGGACACGAGAGGGATTGCAAAGGAACTTGCCACTGAGCTGGGACTCGAGTTCATCAGGGATTAA
- the dph5 gene encoding diphthine synthase, giving the protein MALYFIGLGLYDEKDITLKGLEIARRCDEVFAEFYTSLLAGATMEKIEGLIGKPIRRLSREDVELNFERIVLPLAKERDVAFLTAGDPMVATTHSDLRIRAKKAGVESYVVHAPSIYSAVAITGLHIYKFGKSATVAYPEKNWFPTSHYDVIRENRERNLHTLLFLDIKADQGRYMTANEAMEILLRVEEMKKGGVFTPETLVVVLARAGSLNPTLRAGYVGELINEDFGGQPHVLIVPGRLHIVEAEYLVEFAGAPGEILEEV; this is encoded by the coding sequence ATGGCGCTCTACTTCATAGGCCTTGGCCTCTACGATGAGAAGGACATCACCCTCAAGGGTTTAGAAATAGCAAGGAGATGCGACGAGGTCTTTGCCGAGTTCTACACTTCCCTTCTCGCTGGGGCAACGATGGAGAAGATAGAAGGGCTCATAGGGAAGCCGATAAGGAGGCTCAGCAGGGAAGACGTTGAGCTGAACTTCGAGAGGATAGTCCTTCCCTTGGCGAAGGAGAGGGATGTGGCCTTCCTAACCGCCGGCGACCCGATGGTCGCAACGACGCACTCCGACCTCAGAATAAGGGCGAAAAAAGCTGGTGTGGAGAGCTACGTAGTCCACGCCCCGAGCATATACTCGGCGGTGGCAATAACGGGGTTGCACATTTACAAGTTCGGGAAGAGCGCAACCGTTGCCTATCCGGAGAAGAACTGGTTCCCGACGAGCCACTACGATGTGATACGTGAAAACAGGGAGAGAAACCTCCACACGCTTCTGTTCCTGGACATAAAAGCCGACCAGGGCCGCTACATGACGGCCAACGAGGCAATGGAGATCCTCCTCAGGGTGGAAGAGATGAAGAAAGGGGGAGTTTTTACTCCAGAGACCCTCGTGGTTGTTCTCGCAAGGGCCGGTTCGCTGAACCCAACGCTCAGGGCAGGCTACGTTGGGGAGCTCATCAACGAGGACTTTGGCGGACAGCCGCACGTTTTGATCGTCCCGGGCAGGCTCCACATAGTGGAGGCGGAGTACCTGGTCGAGTTCGCGGGAGCCCCCGGGGAAATCCTCGAGGAAGTTTAG